The following is a genomic window from Lysinibacillus sp. JNUCC-52.
TGTAAAATTAATATATTCACTACTAGATAGTAATGAATTTCCCATTTTTAGTTAAAAATAACGATTCTAAAGGTAGGTATATAAATGACGAATGCAATAAAGTGGATAGAAGTAAATTCTTACGATGAAATGAGTGAGGTAGCTGCACATATTTTTACTGAGCAACTACAAGCAAAACCAGCAAGCATTTTAGGACTAGCAACAGGTGGTTCACCAGTTGGAATGTATAAAGAATTAGTGAAGCATCAACAAGCTGGTAATATTTCCTTTAAGGAAGTTACAACATTTAATCTTGATGAATATGTAGGTATAGAACAAACTAGCCCTGCAAGTTACTGGACGTTTATGCATGAGAATTTATTTAATCATGTAGATATCAATGAGGAAAATATACATTTACCAAATGGTAAGGCAGAAGATTTGGCCGCTGAATGTGTAGCATACGATGCACGGATTGCAGAGGCTGGTGGAATTGATTTACAGCTGCTTGGTATTGGGGTAAATGGACATATTGGCTTTAATGAGCCTGGTACATCATTTGATTCGCTTACAAACATTGTAGAACTTACAGAATCAACTAGAACTGAAAATGCCATTTATTTTGATCGTCCAGAAGAAGTACCTACACATGCGATTACAATGGGTATTCAATCTATTATGAATGCAAAGGCAATTGTTTTAATTGCATTTGGGGAAAAGAAGCTAGAAGCTATTGAAAAGCTACGAAGTGGGGAAGTGACAGAAGCGTTCCCAGCTAGCAGATTATTAAATCATCCGAATGTTACTGTGATTTATGGTGGTACAAAATAAAAAACAAAGCGTAGACTTCATTTTGTAGTCTACGCTTTTTAATTTTAGTCTGATAAATGATGCGTATGCTAGAATGAGAGATAGAATTGGAGGGGGTAGTGTGATAAGTACAGTTGCACATTTAGAAAAAGGCGATACAGTTGGACTAGTATGTTTGT
Proteins encoded in this region:
- the nagB gene encoding glucosamine-6-phosphate deaminase, translated to MKWIEVNSYDEMSEVAAHIFTEQLQAKPASILGLATGGSPVGMYKELVKHQQAGNISFKEVTTFNLDEYVGIEQTSPASYWTFMHENLFNHVDINEENIHLPNGKAEDLAAECVAYDARIAEAGGIDLQLLGIGVNGHIGFNEPGTSFDSLTNIVELTESTRTENAIYFDRPEEVPTHAITMGIQSIMNAKAIVLIAFGEKKLEAIEKLRSGEVTEAFPASRLLNHPNVTVIYGGTK